Proteins from one Sarcophilus harrisii chromosome 2, mSarHar1.11, whole genome shotgun sequence genomic window:
- the UCK1 gene encoding uridine-cytidine kinase 1 isoform X1, translating to MASASGGGGGGAAAEAERPHQRPFLIGVSGGTASGKSTVCEKIMELLGQHEVDHRQRKLVILSQDRFYKVLTAEQKAKALKGQYNFDHPDAFDNDLMHMTLKHIVEGKTVEVPTYDFVTHSRLLETTVVYPADVVLFEGILVFYSQEIRDMFHLRLFVDTDSDVRLSRRVLRDMNRGRDLEQILTQYTTFVKPAFEEFCLPTKKYADVIIPRGVDNMVAINLIVQHIQDILNGDICKWQRGVPNGRSYKRTFPEPGDPAVVLTSGKRSHLESSSRPH from the exons ATGGCCTCGGctagcggcggcggcggcggcggggccgCCGCGGAGGCCGAGCGCCCCCACCAGCGGCCCTTCCTGATCGGGGTGAGCGGCGGCACGGCCAGTGGAAAG TCCACAGTGTGCGAGAAGATCATGGAACTGCTGGGCCAGCACGAAGTGGATCACCGCCAGCGCAAGCTGGTCATCCTGAGCCAGGACCGCTTCTATAAGGTCCTGACCGCCGAGCAGAAGGCCAAGGCGCTGAAGGGGCAGTACAACTTCGACCACCCAG ATGCTTTCGATAATGACTTGATGCACATGACCCTGAAACACATCGTAGAAGGCAAAACCGTTGAGGTCCCGACTTATGATTTTGTGACCCATTCCAG GTTACTGGAGACAACTGTGGTTTACCCTGCGGATGTGGTTCTGTTTGAGGGCATTTTGGTATTCTATAGTCAAGAGATCCGAGACATGTTTCATCTTCGACTCTTTGTTGACACCGACTCAGATGTGAGACTCTCTCGTAGAG TTCTCCGAGATATGAATCGTGGGAGAGACTTGGAGCAGATCCTAACACAGTACACCACCTTTGTCAAACCTGCCTTTGAGGAATTCTGCCTGCCG ACTAAAAAGTATGCTGATGTGATCATCCCTCGAGGGGTTGACAACATGG TTGCCATCAACCTGATTGTACAGCATATTCAGGACATTTTGAATGGGGACATCTGCAAATGGCAGCGGGGAGTTCCAAATGGGCGGAGCTACAAGAGAACATTTCCTGAGCCTGGAGATCCTGCTGTTGTTCTAACTTCTGGTAAACGATCCCACCTGGAGTCTAGCAGCAGACCCCACTGA
- the UCK1 gene encoding uridine-cytidine kinase 1 isoform X2, whose protein sequence is MASASGGGGGGAAAEAERPHQRPFLIGVSGGTASGKSTVCEKIMELLGQHEVDHRQRKLVILSQDRFYKVLTAEQKAKALKGQYNFDHPDAFDNDLMHMTLKHIVEGKTVEVPTYDFVTHSRLLETTVVYPADVVLFEGILVFYSQEIRDMFHLRLFVDTDSDVRLSRRVLRDMNRGRDLEQILTQYTTFVKPAFEEFCLPTKKYADVIIPRGVDNMGHHYLSWSSLHDYNLLMGLPASLLQSILHSANQSYFPKMQLPST, encoded by the exons ATGGCCTCGGctagcggcggcggcggcggcggggccgCCGCGGAGGCCGAGCGCCCCCACCAGCGGCCCTTCCTGATCGGGGTGAGCGGCGGCACGGCCAGTGGAAAG TCCACAGTGTGCGAGAAGATCATGGAACTGCTGGGCCAGCACGAAGTGGATCACCGCCAGCGCAAGCTGGTCATCCTGAGCCAGGACCGCTTCTATAAGGTCCTGACCGCCGAGCAGAAGGCCAAGGCGCTGAAGGGGCAGTACAACTTCGACCACCCAG ATGCTTTCGATAATGACTTGATGCACATGACCCTGAAACACATCGTAGAAGGCAAAACCGTTGAGGTCCCGACTTATGATTTTGTGACCCATTCCAG GTTACTGGAGACAACTGTGGTTTACCCTGCGGATGTGGTTCTGTTTGAGGGCATTTTGGTATTCTATAGTCAAGAGATCCGAGACATGTTTCATCTTCGACTCTTTGTTGACACCGACTCAGATGTGAGACTCTCTCGTAGAG TTCTCCGAGATATGAATCGTGGGAGAGACTTGGAGCAGATCCTAACACAGTACACCACCTTTGTCAAACCTGCCTTTGAGGAATTCTGCCTGCCG ACTAAAAAGTATGCTGATGTGATCATCCCTCGAGGGGTTGACAACATGG GACATCACTATCTCTCCTGGTCTTCCCTACATGATTATAACCTGCTGATGGGTCTACCTGCATCattactccaatccatcctccattcagccaaccaaagttattttcctaaaatgcag TTGCCATCAACCTGA
- the PRRT1B gene encoding proline rich transmembrane protein 1B, with the protein MEPGPEAGDSSAAPSSETGPGRKLPDPRGAAGAAAEALGEGSAPGPGGESGEPAAEPPPLPSPGPRSDGAASSFPSPPRPSPADENRPKCATGIGFVGEPPPYSPPDPKAVHVLYPPFPSGFSGQMPLLYPPGPPPQPLYPPAPAATPLYPAGPSPTPLYPPAPSPPPLFPASSLPSGAFPYTIYNNPMNGVAAGPDRRPLPKDYMVESVLVTLFCCLITGVIAIVYSHETRAALSRGDLAQAEQASKKARSLVLFSLLFGVFVSTSWVIYVIVALYIP; encoded by the exons ATGGAGCCAG GTCCGGAAGCAGGAGACAGCAGCGCGGCGCCTTCCTCAGAAACGGGCCCCGGCCGCAAGCTCCCGGACCCCCGGGGGGCCGCGGGCGCCGCAGCAGAGGCCCTGGGGGAGGGCAGCGCGCCCGGGCCCGGCGGGGAGAGCGGCGAGCCCGCGGCAGAGCCCCCGCCACTGCCCAGCCCGGGCCCCCGGAGCGATGGCGCGGCCTCGTCCTTCCCGAGCCCTCCGCGGCCCAGCCCTGCTGATGAGAACAGGCCCAAGTGCGCCACGGGCATCGGCTTCGTGGGGGAGCCCCCGCCGTATAGCCCTCCCGACCCCAAGGCTGTCCACGTGCTCTACCCCCCCTTCCCGTCGGGCTTCTCGGGGCAAATGCCCCTCCTGTATCCGCCGGGGCCCCCGCCACAGCCGCTGTACCCGCCGGCGCCGGCAGCCACGCCTCTGTACCCGGCGGGACCCTCGCCAACGCCCCTCTACCCACCGGCGCCTTCGCCCCCGCCGCTGTTCCCGGCATCGAGCCTGCCCTCGGGAGCCTTCCCCTACACCATT TACAACAACCCCATGAACGGCGTGGCGGCCGGCCCGGACCGGAGGCCCCTGCCTAAAGATTACATGGTGGAGTCTGTGTTGGTGACTCTCTTCTGCTGCCTGATCACTGGGGTCATCGCCATTGTCTACTCGCATGAG ACCCGGGCGGCCCTGAGCCGTGGAGACCTCGCTCAGGCCGAGCAGGCGTCCAAGAAAGCCCGCTCCTTGGTGCTCTTCAGTCTGCTCTTTGGGGTCTTCGTGTCTACCAGCTGGGTCATCTACGTCATCGTGGCCCTCTACATTCCCTGA